The following are encoded together in the Labrus mixtus chromosome 2, fLabMix1.1, whole genome shotgun sequence genome:
- the LOC132987899 gene encoding neuropeptide Y receptor type 2-like, producing the protein MDLSQDQQSSWSPVQPSFSPFLQYDSSQENFNNTNNLNSTVMLSSTFSSPATSIHQPLPSLLPSSLIPYSSLISSPLFSTSTLSFQQISTFVYQPSASSFPFSLSSFSPNDLANLEKMLLWTLHEPSTIALTIMYCLSFFLGFVGNLMSLRALTNRRSRRLAGVSATRNLLVNLALCDLAVVCVCMPITLGNQIYTAWVYGDLLCRAVPFTQAVSVSASVLTLTVISVNRYYSVRSPLRARSMFTRHRILATVAVVWVVSFIICAPITVMNRRREISFGTFAILVCQEEWPQHRLKQGYNVLLFVMLYCLPVAFNLTIGFLTGRRLWGGKKSTFADLDPRSQALHVSRLKTRQKIAKMVVCLVLLFAVSWLPLYLADLWIDYDQSQPSWLLQTRPFAQWLGLTNSSLNPICYCFIGDLYRSAKVIRTRYYQKVASLFGSSSFTSSVTVTSSVARISDTRVTYAERHHIAAAVAASASIVTVPRLLNLARVQGLGQRVGDSSDSQAGSDHSISDWCRSSPSVCDSSLFPCQLHTLQNSMQKTEFLPMRRHSVNDNAGSLPLRMECVEIDILPLRSYSGDIIYGPSNDKRDIITMGRDALCYTLQHQSKTLHTDSLVGDREDETLDMTSL; encoded by the exons ATGGATCTGTCCCAGGACCAGCAGTCTAGCTGGAGCCCAGTCCAACCCAGCTTCTCTCCCTTTCTGCAGTACGACAGCTCTCAGGAAAacttcaacaacacaaacaacctcAACAGCACTGTTATGCTGTCCTCCACTTTCAGCTCACCAGCTACCTCCATCCACCAACCCCTGCCCTCTCTGCTGCCCTCCTCCCTCATCCCTTACTCCTCCCTTATCTCCTCCCCTTTATTCTCCACCTCAACCCTATCATTTCAGCAAATATCCACTTTTGTTTACCAGCCCTCTGCTTCATCCTTCCCTTTCTCCCTATCTAGCTTTTCTCCCAATGACTTAGCCAACCTGGAGAAAATGCTGCTCTGGACTCTTCACGAGCCCAGTACCATCGCTCTCACAATCATGtactgtctttctttttttttgggatttGTCGGGAATTTAATGTCCCTGCGCGCCCTCACCAACAGACGCAGCCGGCGGCTAGCCGGTGTCAGTGCGACCCGTAATCTCCTTGTGAACCTCGCGTTGTGTGACCtggctgtggtgtgtgtgtgcatgcctatCACCCTGGGAAACCAGATCTACACCGCCTGGGTGTACGGGGACCTTCTGTGTCGAGCTGTGCCATTCACACAGGCTGTTTCAGTCTCAGCCAGTGTTTTAACCCTGACGGTGATCAGTGTGAATCGCTACTACAGTGTTCGATCACCACTGAGAGCTCGATCCATGTTCACCCGCCATCGAATCTTGGCGACCGTGGCTGTGGTCTGGGTTGTTTCTTTTATCATATGTGCTCCCATAACGGTTATGAATCGACGACGGGAGATCAGCTTTGGGACATTTGCCATCTTGGTGTGTCAGGAGGAGTGGCCTCAGCACCGCCTCAAACAGGG ATATaatgtgctgctgtttgtgatGCTCTACTGCCTGCCTGTGGCGTTTAACCTCACCATAGGTTTCCTAACTGGCAGGCGGCTTTGGGGAGGAAAGAAATCTACTTTTGCGGATCTGGATCCTCGCAGCCAAGCTCTGCATGTGTCCCGCCTCAAAACGCGCCAGAAGATCGCTAAGATGGTTGTGTGTCTGGTGCTGCTGTTTGCAGTGTCATGGCTGCCCCTCTACTTGGCTGACCTTTGGATCGACTATGATCAAAGTCAACCATCTTGGCTCCTGCAGACACGGCCGTTTGCCCAGTGGCTTGGTCTGACAAACTCCAGCCTTAACCCCATCTGTTACTGTTTCATAGGGGACCTGTACCGCTCAGCGAAGGTGATACGGACGAGATACTACCAGAAAGTTGCGTCCCTCTtcggctcctcctccttcaccagcTCGGTTACAGTGACGTCTTCTGTCGCACGGATTTCAGACACAAGAGTGACGTATGCTGAGCGCCACCACATTGCTGCAGCTGTGGCAGCGTCTGCGTCCATTGTGACTGTCCCCAGGTTGTTGAACCTGGCCAGAGTCCAGGGGCTAGGGCAGAGGGTCGGAGACAGTTCAGACAGCCAAGCGGGATCCGACCACAGTATCTCAGACTGGTGTCGCTCCAGTCCCAGCGTGTGCGACAGCTCTTTGTTCCCCTGCCAGCTGCACACACTTCAGAACTCCATGCAGAAAACAGAATTCCTGCCCATGAGAAGACACTCAGTGAATGACAACGCAGGATCATTACCTTTAAGAATGGAGTGTGTGGAAATagacattctgcctttaaggaGTTATTCAGGGGACATAATATATGGTCCGTCAAACGATAAGAGAGACATTATTACCATGGGCAGAGACGCTCTGTGTTACACCCTGCAGCATCAGAGCAAAACATTACACACCGACTCTTTGGTAGGAGACAGGGAGGATGAAACGCTCGACATGACCAGCCTGTGA